A segment of the Desulfobacterales bacterium genome:
TAAAATTACTTATTACCTAAATTCTGGTCTTCGTCCTGATAAACTTTTTCTTCTTCTTTATCCGAATTTAAAGCGTCATGTTCAACATTTCTAACATCTTCTTTTATAAGCTCCTTCAGATATTCTTTATACCATTCAGTTTGGATAATAAGCTGCATAATTTCGTTTGAACCTACCCAAATCATGGACAATCGAATATCTCGAACTATGCGTTCAAGGGGATAAACATCAGTATAGCCAATTCCACCTATTGTTTGCATACATTTGTTTGCAATATCCCAAGCGGTTTCTGATACAAATTTTTTAGATTCTGATACCATTCGCCTGAGTCTTCCTGGAGAAACCTTACCGGAATCTAATGCAAGACATGTGCTGTAAACTAAACCTCTTGCAGCATCAAGTAACATAACGCTGTCGGCAACTTTAAAACCGACTGCTTGATAATTCATAATCGGCTGACCAAACGATTTTCTTCTTGAAGTATATCGTGTTGCTATCTCTATAGCCGGCCTTACAGCGCCAAGGGTCATTGCAGCGGTTCCTAATCGTTCTGGTATCATCATTTTCATAAATACGTCAATGGCTCCATTTATACCATTTAAAGCGAACCTTTCAGGAACTCTTACATCTTTTAAAATAAGTCTTCCGGCGCCGCCTCCCCTAACTCCCATAAGCCCATAAATATATTTTGTTTCAACGCCTTTTGTTCTTGGAACTATAAAAGCAGTAAGTTTTTTATGCTGGGGAGCAGAAGGATTTGTAACGGCATATACTAAAAACCAATCAGCCCCTTCAGCACCAACAATAAACCTTTTTTGACCGTTTATTATCCAGTCGTCTCCATCTTTTGTTGCATAAGTTGTAGCTCCAAAAAAATCAGACCCGCCTCTCGGCTCGGTTAATCCTTCAGCAGCATAAACTTCTCCTTTTAAAAGAGGCACAACAACTTCTTGTTTTAATTCTTCACATCCGAATTCAACTATAGCTTCGCAAACTATATCGGCTCCAACTCCCCATAAACAAGCTAACGAATAACTCG
Coding sequences within it:
- a CDS encoding acyl-CoA/acyl-ACP dehydrogenase, with the translated sequence MFDFTMTDSQKALRDEVRQFTKWVPKEMILDMDKEKIQFPHEYLKEAGKRNLLGLRLPKKYGGRELGWVDNAIAAEEIGVASYSLACLWGVGADIVCEAIVEFGCEELKQEVVVPLLKGEVYAAEGLTEPRGGSDFFGATTYATKDGDDWIINGQKRFIVGAEGADWFLVYAVTNPSAPQHKKLTAFIVPRTKGVETKYIYGLMGVRGGGAGRLILKDVRVPERFALNGINGAIDVFMKMMIPERLGTAAMTLGAVRPAIEIATRYTSRRKSFGQPIMNYQAVGFKVADSVMLLDAARGLVYSTCLALDSGKVSPGRLRRMVSESKKFVSETAWDIANKCMQTIGGIGYTDVYPLERIVRDIRLSMIWVGSNEIMQLIIQTEWYKEYLKELIKEDVRNVEHDALNSDKEEEKVYQDEDQNLGNK